GATCCCTACAGTCGCCGCTGCGCTATTGCTGGAAAATACGCGCTGGGCACTGTTGATGTATCTACCCGCTAGTGTCTGTAGCACGATTTGGATCGGACCGGCATTCGCCACCGCGCAGGACCTGGTGCCTCCGACGATGCGAGCAATGGCCTCGGCGGTCTTCCTCTTCATTACCACGATGATCGGCATGGGGTTGGGACCGCAAACCGTGGGCATCATGAATGATCTGATCGGCACACCGGACGCGATTCGCTACTCACTGCTGGGTGCCTCGACCGTTATGAACGTCATTTCGGCGGTGTTCTTCTGGCTGGCAGCTCAATCGTTGGTTGCCGACCTTGAAGCAAAGAAACGCTTGTAATCTCCTCTCGCACAGTGCATACGACCGGCCGGCTGAGGCTTTGCGGGAGCGGCTTTGCCGCCAATCGCGTAGCCAACGGCGGCGATTGATCGCCGGGCTCAGCTGTGGTGATGATGAGAGGAAAAAGGGAGGACCACATCATGGCTGAGGAAACGATTGTCTTTGCTCAAGGGATCGACATGCCACCGGACATTCTCGCTTTGGTCGAGCAGATGAAGCCGGCGGGCTTTCGCCTTCACAGACTACCACCTAGTGCCAGTGCAGAAGATACGGCAGGAGCAATGCGCGAGGCTGAGTATCTCTTCGGGTTTCCCCGCACTCTGCCAGATTCCGCGTATACTGAGGCGCGACGCCTCAAACTCTTCCAGGTCATCAGTGCTGGCTACGATTACGTCAACATCGAAGGCGCACGGAAAGCACGCATTCCCGTTTGCTCGAACGGGGGAGCCAATTCGGTCGCTGTCGCTGAACACGCAGTGATGTTGATGCTCGCAGTCTACCGCAAGCTGGTCGCTTTTCACCAGAATGTTGCGGCAGGCAAATGGCATCAGGGACTCCCGCGTACCGTGCATATCTACGAGATGGAGAGGAAAACTGTTGGGCTGGTGGGCTTGGGCAACATCGGCGCACAGGTCGCCAAACGCGTCAAAGCCTTCGATGCCCAGGTGATCTATTACGATGCCATTCGTCGCAGTCCACAGGAGGAAACACAGCTAGGTGTCCAATATGTTCCACTCGAATCACTGCTTGCGCGCTCCGATATCGTCAGCTTACACGTCCCGCTCAACGACAGTACCCGTCACATGATCAACGCCCAGACCTTCGCCCGCATGAAACCGACGGCGATCTTGGTGAACACCTGCCGCGGCGAAGTCGTGGATGAAGAGGCACTGATCACCGCCCTACGCAACGGCACGATCCTCGCTGCCGGTCTTGATACCGTCGCCAAAGAGCCACCAGACCCAGCGAATCCCCTGCTACAGTTACCAAACGTGACCCTCACACCACATAGCGCGGGGCCGACCGTGGACA
Above is a genomic segment from Deltaproteobacteria bacterium containing:
- a CDS encoding lactate dehydrogenase — its product is MMRGKREDHIMAEETIVFAQGIDMPPDILALVEQMKPAGFRLHRLPPSASAEDTAGAMREAEYLFGFPRTLPDSAYTEARRLKLFQVISAGYDYVNIEGARKARIPVCSNGGANSVAVAEHAVMLMLAVYRKLVAFHQNVAAGKWHQGLPRTVHIYEMERKTVGLVGLGNIGAQVAKRVKAFDAQVIYYDAIRRSPQEETQLGVQYVPLESLLARSDIVSLHVPLNDSTRHMINAQTFARMKPTAILVNTCRGEVVDEEALITALRNGTILAAGLDTVAKEPPDPANPLLQLPNVTLTPHSAGPTVDSYHKRFRNGYANIERVAHGQAPLWIIPEMRDVFPQA